One Granulicella sp. 5B5 DNA window includes the following coding sequences:
- a CDS encoding cytochrome c: MTHRIQTALIAIVAAASTVAAGLAQAPGANTYRTKCAMCHAADGSGNMPAGKATATPSFKFPVMLKMSDADFIGYTKNGKGKMPAYSSKLTETEIKDVVGYIRTLQRK, from the coding sequence TTGACGCATCGCATCCAGACCGCACTCATCGCCATCGTGGCGGCCGCATCGACCGTGGCAGCGGGGTTGGCGCAGGCACCCGGAGCCAACACATACAGAACCAAGTGCGCGATGTGCCATGCCGCCGACGGCAGCGGGAACATGCCGGCAGGAAAGGCGACGGCCACGCCGTCATTCAAATTTCCAGTGATGCTCAAGATGTCGGACGCCGATTTCATCGGGTACACAAAGAATGGGAAGGGGAAGATGCCAGCATACTCGAGCAAGCTGACAGAAACAGAGATCAAAGACGTGGTCGGTTACATCCGCACACTGCAGAGGAAGTAG
- the hypF gene encoding carbamoyltransferase HypF, producing MYRLANRYGLTGQVKNTGSGVAIEVQGSQAAFGKFLEALRSEAPPLARITSVSVEEAAFLPETVFAIVSSHSGGHGDTLIAPDAATCVDCLRELFDPADRRYLYPFINCTNCGPRFTILRRVPYDRPNTSMAAFPMCRDCRAEYDDPLSRRFHAQANACWKCGPQLTLMDAKADVVVGDPLDRAIEFLRAGRIVAIKGLGGFHLSVDATNAVAIATLRRRKRRFEKPLAVMVPDLLHAEQFCLVSPEDRATLVSVERAIVLMHARGDSRLPNTIAPGIPDLGIFLPYTPVHHLIFARGNFAALVMTSANLSEEPICIDNDEATARLRGVADLFLVHNRDILLRCDDSVVRSIQGRTTVLRRSRGYVPTPVRLKAELPPVLAVGGELKNAVCMTKGREAFLGQHIGDLENLAAYRSFEESMSHLQDILEWKPTAIAHDLHSGYLSTGWALKQKDVQIVAVQHHHAHVASCMAENHLTGPVIGVVLDGTGYGTDGHVWGGEVLVADFDGFRRAAHLEYVSMPGGAQAVQEPWRMAVAHLHHAGVNRLDAAIPFLEGVSVHQMKVVRRMVECRIRSPLTSSCGRLFDAVAALIGLRTKVNFEAQAAIELEACCSDGIDIDKYRFAIKEDECFEIGTGLLFEQIVDDLKRGVSRETISRRFHQGLTSTLADVVLRISRETGVEQVCLSGGCFLNKPLRVGLEGSLRRRGLSVHTQSQVPCGDGGLSLGQAAIAAHRVLRSGGH from the coding sequence GTGTATCGTTTAGCAAACCGCTATGGACTTACCGGGCAGGTGAAGAACACTGGCTCCGGCGTGGCCATTGAGGTACAGGGTTCGCAGGCGGCTTTCGGCAAATTTCTCGAGGCACTTCGGTCCGAAGCACCACCACTCGCGCGGATAACCTCCGTGTCAGTGGAAGAAGCCGCATTCTTGCCTGAGACTGTCTTTGCCATTGTTAGTAGTCATAGCGGTGGGCATGGGGATACGCTGATTGCGCCAGATGCAGCCACTTGCGTTGACTGCCTCCGCGAACTGTTCGACCCGGCAGATCGTCGCTACCTCTATCCCTTCATCAACTGCACGAACTGCGGACCGCGGTTTACGATCCTGCGGCGCGTTCCCTATGACCGGCCCAATACCTCGATGGCGGCGTTTCCCATGTGCCGTGATTGCAGGGCCGAGTATGACGATCCACTTAGCCGCCGCTTTCACGCACAGGCGAATGCCTGCTGGAAGTGCGGCCCACAGCTTACATTGATGGATGCAAAGGCAGATGTCGTTGTTGGCGATCCGCTCGACCGAGCAATCGAGTTTCTCAGGGCAGGCCGCATCGTCGCCATCAAGGGGCTCGGTGGATTCCATCTTTCCGTGGACGCAACCAATGCGGTGGCCATAGCGACGTTGCGACGACGGAAGAGGCGCTTTGAAAAACCGCTTGCAGTGATGGTGCCTGACCTGCTTCATGCGGAACAGTTTTGCTTAGTCAGTCCAGAGGACCGTGCCACACTCGTTTCAGTGGAGCGCGCGATTGTGCTGATGCACGCTCGCGGAGACTCACGTCTTCCCAATACGATCGCTCCGGGAATTCCCGATCTTGGAATCTTCCTCCCGTACACCCCCGTGCACCACCTGATCTTCGCGCGTGGAAACTTCGCCGCGTTGGTCATGACCAGTGCCAACTTGAGCGAAGAGCCCATATGTATCGATAACGATGAAGCTACTGCACGACTTCGGGGCGTCGCCGACCTCTTCCTCGTTCACAATCGGGATATTCTGCTGCGCTGCGATGATTCCGTGGTTCGAAGTATTCAGGGACGGACGACCGTTCTGCGCCGTTCGCGAGGCTACGTTCCCACACCTGTTCGTCTGAAGGCGGAACTACCGCCGGTTCTTGCGGTCGGAGGAGAGCTGAAGAATGCTGTTTGCATGACGAAGGGGAGGGAGGCGTTTCTCGGGCAACACATCGGCGATCTAGAGAACCTCGCGGCCTATCGCTCTTTTGAAGAGTCGATGTCTCACCTCCAAGACATCCTGGAATGGAAACCTACGGCGATCGCTCACGATCTTCATTCTGGCTACCTCTCTACCGGATGGGCTTTGAAGCAAAAGGACGTCCAGATCGTGGCCGTGCAGCACCATCACGCGCACGTGGCCAGTTGCATGGCCGAGAACCATCTCACCGGCCCGGTGATTGGCGTTGTGCTCGATGGGACGGGCTATGGGACGGATGGCCACGTCTGGGGCGGGGAAGTTCTGGTCGCGGACTTCGATGGGTTCAGGCGGGCAGCCCACCTCGAATACGTATCGATGCCGGGAGGTGCGCAAGCCGTTCAGGAGCCGTGGCGAATGGCGGTTGCTCACTTGCATCATGCTGGGGTAAACCGTCTTGACGCAGCGATTCCATTCCTAGAAGGGGTCTCTGTTCATCAGATGAAAGTAGTACGGCGCATGGTGGAATGTCGTATTCGATCTCCCCTGACCTCGAGCTGCGGCAGGCTCTTCGACGCCGTTGCGGCGTTGATCGGCCTGCGCACGAAGGTGAACTTTGAAGCCCAGGCCGCGATCGAGCTCGAAGCATGTTGCTCAGACGGTATCGACATCGATAAATACCGTTTCGCAATCAAAGAAGACGAGTGCTTTGAGATCGGAACAGGTTTACTGTTCGAGCAAATCGTCGACGATCTCAAACGAGGCGTCTCACGGGAGACGATCAGCAGGCGATTTCACCAAGGGCTCACAAGCACGCTCGCCGATGTGGTTCTCAGGATCTCTCGAGAAACCGGGGTTGAGCAAGTCTGTTTGAGCGGAGGTTGCTTTCTCAATAAGCCCCTCAGGGTTGGGCTCGAAGGCTCCCTGAGGCGGCGCGGCCTAAGTGTGCACACCCAGTCTCAAGTGCCGTGCGGTGATGGTGGATTGAGTCTCGGGCAAGCTGCGATTGCCGCTCATAGGGTCCTACGATCCGGTGGGCATTGA
- a CDS encoding DmsE family decaheme c-type cytochrome, whose protein sequence is MKRFLVCVALIALIPCLWETGSVDAASGKKQRATLTQKMAAPNSADFVGSETCATCHADVANRFSTNPHSRLALMHNGKGATCESCHGPGKAHVDSGGDITKIFRFSQASAQQIDATCLGCHEGAHPDFERSPHGKAGLSCTSCHSVHSFASEASLLKVSQPTLCYTCHTDVKPAFAQPFHHKVDEGLMQCSDCHDPHGTFEDKQLKSTPDQNAVCTKCHTETAGPFVYEHPVIKTEGCTTCHSPHGSPNARLLNVSNINTLCLQCHSGTNMGAFPHAVSPTGPVHNQAAQYVACTNCHTQIHGSNASPQFFK, encoded by the coding sequence ATGAAGCGATTCCTCGTATGTGTGGCGCTGATTGCGCTGATACCCTGCCTCTGGGAAACGGGATCAGTCGACGCTGCGAGCGGGAAGAAGCAGCGGGCCACTTTGACTCAAAAGATGGCCGCCCCCAATTCTGCTGACTTCGTTGGGTCGGAGACCTGTGCCACGTGCCACGCGGATGTTGCTAACAGATTCAGCACGAATCCGCACTCCCGTCTGGCCTTGATGCATAACGGTAAGGGGGCGACCTGCGAGAGTTGCCATGGGCCGGGCAAGGCTCACGTCGACAGTGGTGGCGACATCACAAAGATATTTCGGTTCAGCCAGGCGTCTGCTCAGCAGATCGACGCTACATGCTTAGGTTGTCATGAAGGAGCCCATCCCGACTTCGAGCGCTCACCCCATGGCAAGGCCGGCCTAAGCTGCACCAGCTGCCACAGTGTGCACAGCTTTGCGAGTGAGGCGAGTCTGCTCAAGGTTTCGCAGCCGACGCTCTGCTATACCTGCCACACCGACGTCAAACCGGCATTCGCGCAACCCTTTCACCATAAAGTGGATGAGGGTCTGATGCAGTGCAGCGATTGCCATGACCCGCATGGCACATTCGAGGACAAGCAGCTCAAGTCCACTCCGGATCAAAACGCTGTCTGCACCAAGTGCCACACGGAAACGGCGGGGCCGTTTGTCTACGAGCATCCAGTGATCAAGACCGAAGGCTGCACCACGTGTCACTCTCCGCACGGGTCGCCAAACGCGCGTCTCCTGAATGTCAGCAACATCAACACACTTTGCCTGCAGTGCCATTCGGGAACGAACATGGGCGCATTTCCACATGCAGTCTCACCAACAGGCCCCGTCCACAACCAGGCAGCGCAATATGTTGCCTGCACAAACTGCCACACACAGATCCATGGCTCGAATGCGAGCCCGCAGTTCTTCAAGTGA
- a CDS encoding NapC/NirT family cytochrome c, with translation MADLDTFKKNWLRPFLFYGNNRISLIGGALTSASALVLIGFWVVDIFGHGGSDNPYLGIIFDLVLPGVFIFGLILIPIGMLWRQRHLKAIGQVPSIYPEIDLHDPVFRHGIDFVIVATFINFVIVGTATYRGVAYMDTPNFCGQACHVMAPEWSAYPVSDHSGVACTQCHIAAGIPGFIHAKVNGTKQLVMVVAHNYPTPIMAGDKLPPASTTCLNCHNADHYIGDKLLVTTSYGDDEKNSMTRSLVMMYVGGKDQFGHLSGIHGAHLGKIEYIATDSNHQVIPWVGKTNDDGSVTEFISTDAKGPIAGQKHVMDCIDCHNRAAHSFDTPEQALNKDMAAGSPNASLPFVHKESLVLLKAAYSSQEDANSKITSGLKNFYRSQYPAVWSGQHAQIDRAAQTLAVIYSRNVFPFMKVTWGTHPNNIGHNDSPGCFRCHDGSHNTKAGKSITNDCSTCHSLLAVDEPKPKLLADLGIQ, from the coding sequence ATGGCAGACCTGGATACATTCAAGAAGAACTGGCTCCGGCCCTTCCTCTTCTATGGGAATAACCGCATAAGCCTCATCGGTGGGGCGCTTACCAGCGCTTCCGCCCTCGTCTTGATTGGGTTCTGGGTCGTCGATATCTTCGGGCATGGAGGTTCCGATAACCCCTATCTGGGGATCATCTTCGACCTGGTCCTTCCCGGAGTCTTTATCTTCGGCCTCATTCTCATCCCGATCGGAATGCTGTGGAGACAAAGGCATCTTAAGGCGATCGGCCAGGTTCCTTCGATCTATCCGGAGATCGATCTTCACGATCCGGTGTTCCGGCATGGCATCGACTTTGTGATCGTTGCCACATTCATCAACTTTGTGATCGTGGGCACCGCAACTTATCGTGGTGTTGCTTACATGGACACGCCAAATTTCTGCGGCCAGGCATGCCATGTCATGGCCCCGGAGTGGAGCGCCTACCCCGTCTCCGATCATTCCGGCGTCGCTTGTACGCAATGCCATATCGCGGCGGGGATCCCAGGGTTTATCCACGCCAAGGTCAACGGGACCAAGCAACTTGTGATGGTTGTGGCCCACAACTATCCCACACCGATTATGGCGGGAGATAAGCTTCCGCCCGCAAGTACGACCTGTCTCAACTGCCACAACGCAGATCATTACATCGGGGATAAGCTCCTGGTGACGACCTCCTATGGTGACGACGAGAAGAACTCGATGACCCGTTCGCTCGTAATGATGTATGTGGGAGGCAAAGACCAGTTCGGGCATCTGAGCGGTATTCACGGCGCGCATCTTGGAAAGATCGAATATATCGCCACGGATTCGAATCATCAGGTAATTCCATGGGTCGGCAAGACGAACGACGATGGCTCTGTTACCGAGTTCATTTCTACCGACGCAAAGGGGCCGATTGCGGGGCAAAAACATGTCATGGACTGCATCGACTGCCACAACCGTGCAGCCCATTCCTTCGACACCCCAGAACAAGCGCTGAACAAGGACATGGCGGCGGGCAGTCCGAATGCGTCCTTGCCCTTCGTCCATAAGGAGAGTCTCGTTCTTCTCAAAGCAGCCTATAGTTCCCAGGAAGACGCGAACTCCAAAATCACCTCAGGCCTCAAGAACTTTTATCGATCGCAGTACCCGGCTGTCTGGAGCGGACAACACGCACAGATTGATCGGGCCGCGCAGACGCTAGCCGTTATCTACAGCAGAAATGTCTTCCCTTTCATGAAGGTCACGTGGGGTACGCATCCCAATAATATTGGGCACAACGACTCTCCGGGGTGCTTCCGCTGCCACGATGGCAGTCACAATACAAAGGCTGGGAAGAGTATCACCAACGACTGCTCGACCTGCCATAGCTTGCTCGCCGTCGATGAGCCCAAACCGAAACTATTAGCTGACCTCGGGATCCAATGA
- a CDS encoding nitroreductase family protein — protein MEFREALQNRRSVRSYQDAALEPSIIQALIDAAILAPSAVNTQPWEFWVVLGRDRINSLSDRAKSWLLEKVAHDPTAGAVDQRQHLSDPGLSLLYYAPVLMLVVAKSFEKQANEDSCLAAFALMLAARDAGIGTCWIGSARPWFNLPATKKELGIPESDCVVAPIVMGYPKAWPEGYSRRPATIHWVGKPSDKGNH, from the coding sequence ATGGAATTTAGAGAAGCTCTACAAAACAGGCGTTCGGTACGCAGCTATCAGGATGCGGCGCTGGAACCTTCCATCATCCAGGCCCTCATCGACGCCGCCATTCTCGCACCGAGCGCGGTCAACACGCAGCCCTGGGAGTTCTGGGTCGTGCTGGGACGCGACCGGATCAATAGCCTCTCCGACAGAGCGAAAAGCTGGTTGCTCGAGAAGGTGGCACACGATCCCACGGCCGGCGCGGTCGATCAGCGCCAACATCTCTCTGATCCGGGACTCTCGCTGCTGTATTACGCCCCGGTGTTGATGTTGGTAGTCGCAAAGTCGTTTGAGAAGCAGGCCAACGAGGATTCCTGTCTGGCGGCGTTTGCCTTGATGCTGGCGGCGCGCGATGCAGGAATCGGAACCTGCTGGATCGGTTCTGCGCGCCCATGGTTCAATCTGCCGGCGACGAAGAAGGAACTCGGGATTCCGGAATCCGATTGTGTCGTCGCTCCGATCGTGATGGGCTATCCGAAAGCTTGGCCTGAGGGGTACAGCCGCAGACCGGCGACGATTCACTGGGTGGGTAAGCCTTCCGATAAAGGCAATCACTGA
- a CDS encoding cytochrome c, which yields MTNQFKLALIGIVVALTASTALAQSSGADNYKSKCAMCHAADGSGNTPAGKAMKAVPFSSPDLVKASDADLIAATKNGKGKMPAYSGKLTDPQIKDLIAYIRTLQK from the coding sequence GTGACGAATCAATTCAAACTTGCCCTTATCGGCATCGTCGTGGCATTGACGGCGAGCACTGCTCTTGCACAGAGCTCAGGAGCCGACAACTACAAGTCGAAGTGCGCGATGTGTCACGCGGCCGATGGTTCGGGAAATACCCCGGCCGGAAAAGCCATGAAGGCGGTGCCGTTTAGCTCGCCCGATCTTGTCAAGGCCTCCGACGCGGACCTGATTGCCGCAACGAAGAATGGAAAAGGGAAGATGCCTGCGTATTCGGGCAAACTCACTGACCCGCAGATCAAGGATTTGATCGCCTACATTCGCACGTTGCAGAAGTAA
- the adhP gene encoding alcohol dehydrogenase AdhP — MAKTMKAAVAREFGKPLMIEEVEIPEVGPGQALLKVISTGVCHTDLHAVTGDWPVKPSPPFIPGHEGVGYVAAVGTGVSIVKEGDRIGVPWLYSACGHCEFCLTGWETLCKAQKNAGYSVNGSFAEYVLVDPNYVGHIPDNLEFTPVAPILCAGVTVYKGLKQTEARPGQWVVISGVGGLGHLAVQYAKAMGLHVAAVDIAADKLELAKSLGADIVVNALEPDAAKRILKETDGGAHGVLVTAVSPKAFALGVDLLRRHGTMALCGLPPGDFPLSIFDMVLNGKTVRGSIVGTRSDLAECLAFAAEGKVKVTYTTAPLEDINHIFDQMKAGKIDGRIVMEIAKA; from the coding sequence ATGGCAAAGACAATGAAGGCAGCGGTAGCGAGAGAATTCGGTAAACCCCTCATGATCGAAGAGGTCGAGATTCCCGAAGTTGGACCCGGACAAGCGCTTCTCAAAGTGATCTCCACCGGCGTATGTCACACCGATCTTCATGCGGTCACCGGCGACTGGCCGGTCAAGCCCAGTCCTCCGTTCATTCCCGGCCACGAGGGAGTCGGATACGTGGCAGCCGTCGGCACGGGGGTCAGTATTGTGAAAGAAGGCGACCGCATCGGCGTTCCATGGCTTTACAGTGCATGCGGTCACTGCGAGTTCTGTCTGACGGGCTGGGAAACCCTGTGCAAGGCTCAGAAGAACGCAGGGTATTCGGTCAATGGCAGCTTCGCCGAGTACGTCTTGGTCGATCCGAACTATGTGGGACATATACCGGACAACCTGGAATTCACCCCCGTCGCACCCATCCTTTGTGCTGGGGTGACCGTTTATAAAGGCCTTAAGCAGACCGAAGCTCGTCCCGGCCAATGGGTCGTTATCTCCGGCGTTGGTGGCTTAGGACATCTCGCGGTTCAATATGCCAAGGCCATGGGGCTGCATGTAGCAGCTGTCGATATCGCGGCGGACAAGTTGGAACTCGCAAAATCGTTGGGCGCCGATATCGTCGTGAACGCGCTGGAACCGGATGCCGCCAAGCGCATCCTCAAGGAGACCGATGGCGGCGCTCACGGGGTGCTGGTCACCGCGGTTTCGCCGAAGGCGTTCGCTTTGGGCGTGGATCTGCTGCGTCGCCACGGCACGATGGCTCTTTGCGGGCTACCACCTGGAGACTTCCCGCTTTCGATCTTTGACATGGTTCTCAACGGCAAGACAGTTCGAGGCTCCATCGTTGGAACGCGCTCCGATCTCGCCGAATGCCTTGCCTTCGCGGCCGAAGGCAAGGTCAAAGTAACGTATACGACTGCGCCGCTCGAGGATATCAACCATATCTTCGACCAGATGAAGGCCGGCAAAATCGATGGACGCATCGTGATGGAAATCGCGAAGGCATAA
- a CDS encoding alkene reductase: MAPLTRSRAAEGGVPTPLMAEYYAQRVSAGLIIAEATQICAEGQGYEGTPGIYTGPQIAGWELLTHAVHTCGGRIFLQLWHVGRISHTSLQPGGRAPVAPSALRAKAQTFIGGRYVDVSEPRALEGNEIPEIVEAYVLATRNALWAGFDGVEVHAANGYLIDQFLRDGSNMRTDEYGGSIENRARFLAEIVQGVIAEAGEDRVGVRIAPVSAVNDAHDSQPEKLFTHVVEVLDRLKPAYLHVIEGQTEGPRDFDPSFDFAALRKQFHGTYIANNGYTVELAAESIAAGTADLVAFGRPFIANPDLVERFRAHAPLGSTDATTLYGGGAKGYTDYPALSDTRCHVTSGIA; the protein is encoded by the coding sequence ATGGCACCACTGACCAGGAGTCGCGCCGCGGAGGGCGGAGTTCCCACCCCTCTTATGGCGGAATATTATGCGCAACGCGTCTCGGCGGGTCTCATCATCGCAGAGGCGACGCAGATTTGCGCCGAAGGGCAGGGTTACGAGGGTACACCTGGGATCTATACCGGGCCGCAGATTGCAGGATGGGAGTTGCTCACACATGCCGTGCATACCTGTGGCGGCAGAATCTTTCTTCAACTCTGGCATGTCGGGCGCATTTCGCATACGTCATTGCAGCCTGGCGGCCGCGCCCCGGTGGCGCCGTCTGCGCTTCGCGCGAAGGCGCAGACGTTCATCGGTGGGCGGTATGTCGACGTCTCCGAGCCCCGGGCGCTCGAAGGCAATGAGATCCCAGAGATTGTGGAGGCCTACGTGCTGGCGACTCGCAACGCATTATGGGCGGGATTCGATGGGGTTGAAGTGCATGCCGCGAATGGATATTTAATCGATCAATTTCTGCGCGATGGATCAAACATGAGGACCGACGAGTATGGAGGGTCGATTGAGAACCGTGCCCGCTTTCTTGCAGAGATCGTGCAGGGAGTGATCGCGGAAGCGGGGGAGGATCGGGTCGGTGTGAGGATCGCGCCCGTGAGCGCGGTCAACGATGCTCATGACAGCCAGCCGGAGAAGCTCTTCACCCACGTAGTGGAGGTTCTTGATCGTCTCAAACCGGCCTACCTCCATGTGATCGAGGGGCAGACGGAAGGACCCAGGGACTTTGATCCCAGCTTCGACTTTGCGGCTCTGCGCAAGCAATTTCATGGAACCTATATAGCGAACAATGGTTACACCGTTGAGCTAGCTGCCGAAAGTATCGCCGCCGGAACCGCCGACCTGGTCGCGTTCGGGAGACCCTTTATCGCAAATCCAGACCTGGTGGAACGGTTTCGTGCGCATGCGCCACTTGGTTCGACCGACGCGACAACGCTTTACGGCGGCGGCGCGAAAGGCTATACAGATTACCCGGCATTGAGCGACACCAGATGTCATGTCACCTCGGGCATCGCCTGA
- a CDS encoding NAD-dependent succinate-semialdehyde dehydrogenase, protein MAYQTINPYTEEFVKAFPEHTDEQLEAVLAQARETFQNAWSLRPLAERKAIVKKAASIMREKRDEFAKPITLEMGKLFREAQGEVDLSADILDYYADNAEKFLVPEKLAVDEGEAVVENAPLGVIFCIEPWNFPYYQLARVAGPNLMVGNTLVVKHAPNVPQCALAFEKLLLDAGAPAGAYTNVFLSNEQAAAAVADKRVKGVALTGSERAGAAVASEAGNALKKSTMELGGSDAFIVLDDADMDTAVKWGLWGRMNNTGQCCVAAKRFILDEKIADTFLDRFKKELEKLVPGDPMDANTTMGPLCTVGALNLVQKQIRDAIQGGARVMMGGKRLGRPGYFLEPTILTDIKADNPAYYQEFFAPVALIFRVKNEEEAVKLANDSPYGLGGSVITKDIERGKRIARQIETGMVFINRATWTAPDLPFGGVKNSGYGRELSDLGIGEFVNKKLIRVA, encoded by the coding sequence ATGGCTTACCAGACAATCAATCCGTACACCGAAGAGTTCGTGAAGGCGTTTCCGGAGCACACTGACGAACAGCTGGAAGCAGTCCTTGCGCAGGCTCGGGAGACCTTTCAGAACGCCTGGAGTCTCAGGCCGCTGGCGGAGCGTAAAGCTATCGTCAAGAAGGCGGCTTCGATCATGCGCGAGAAGCGCGACGAATTTGCAAAGCCCATCACACTCGAGATGGGCAAGCTCTTTCGCGAAGCGCAGGGCGAGGTCGATCTGAGCGCCGATATCCTCGACTATTATGCGGACAACGCCGAGAAATTCCTGGTTCCCGAAAAGCTGGCGGTCGATGAGGGCGAGGCCGTTGTCGAGAATGCGCCGCTGGGAGTCATCTTCTGCATTGAGCCGTGGAACTTTCCCTACTACCAGTTGGCGCGGGTTGCTGGGCCGAACCTGATGGTGGGCAATACGCTGGTCGTCAAGCATGCGCCCAATGTTCCCCAATGCGCGCTGGCGTTTGAAAAGCTGCTCCTCGACGCGGGCGCTCCAGCGGGCGCCTACACGAATGTGTTTCTGTCCAACGAACAGGCCGCAGCGGCGGTTGCGGACAAGCGCGTCAAAGGAGTGGCTCTGACTGGGAGCGAGCGAGCCGGCGCAGCGGTCGCATCTGAAGCTGGCAACGCGCTCAAGAAGAGCACCATGGAACTTGGTGGAAGTGACGCCTTTATCGTGCTGGATGATGCGGACATGGACACAGCAGTGAAATGGGGTCTGTGGGGGCGCATGAACAACACCGGCCAATGCTGCGTCGCCGCGAAACGGTTCATCCTCGACGAGAAGATCGCCGATACCTTTCTGGACCGCTTCAAGAAGGAGTTGGAGAAACTGGTTCCGGGCGATCCTATGGACGCGAACACGACGATGGGACCGCTCTGCACGGTAGGCGCTCTCAATCTTGTTCAGAAGCAGATCAGAGATGCGATTCAGGGCGGTGCAAGGGTGATGATGGGTGGAAAGCGCCTCGGCAGGCCAGGATACTTTCTGGAGCCCACCATTCTGACCGACATCAAAGCGGATAACCCAGCTTACTATCAGGAGTTTTTCGCTCCGGTGGCTCTCATCTTCCGCGTCAAGAACGAGGAAGAGGCTGTCAAACTGGCGAATGATTCTCCCTATGGGCTCGGGGGTTCGGTGATCACCAAGGACATTGAACGCGGCAAGCGGATCGCACGGCAGATCGAGACAGGCATGGTCTTTATCAATCGAGCGACGTGGACCGCGCCCGATCTTCCGTTCGGTGGGGTTAAGAACTCCGGCTACGGCCGGGAGCTCTCGGATCTTGGTATCGGAGAATTTGTGAACAAGAAACTGATCCGTGTGGCCTGA